One stretch of Cedecea neteri DNA includes these proteins:
- the malG gene encoding maltose ABC transporter permease MalG — protein sequence MAMVQPKSQKLRLFLTHFLLLLFIAAIMFPLLMVIAISLRPGNFATGSLIPDQVSWEHWKLALGFSVEHADGRVTPPPFPVLLWLWNSVKIAGITAISIVALSTTCAYAFARMRFPGKATLLKGMLIFQMFPAVLSLVALYALFDRLGQYIPFIGLNTHGGVIFAYLGGIALHVWTIKGYFETIDGSLEEAAALDGATPWQAFRLVLLPLSVPILAVVFILSFIGAITEVPVASLLLRDVDSYTLAVGMQQYLNPQNYLWGDFAAAAVLSAIPITVVFLLAQRWLVSGLTAGGVKG from the coding sequence ATGGCTATGGTGCAACCCAAATCTCAAAAGCTGCGTCTGTTTCTCACGCACTTTCTGCTGCTGCTGTTTATCGCGGCAATCATGTTCCCGCTGCTGATGGTTATCGCCATATCCCTGCGTCCGGGTAACTTTGCGACCGGCAGCCTGATCCCGGACCAGGTGTCCTGGGAACACTGGAAACTGGCGCTGGGCTTTAGCGTCGAGCATGCCGACGGCCGCGTGACGCCGCCGCCGTTCCCGGTCCTGCTGTGGCTGTGGAACTCGGTAAAAATTGCCGGCATTACGGCGATTAGCATCGTCGCCCTTTCCACCACCTGCGCTTACGCCTTTGCCCGTATGCGCTTCCCGGGGAAAGCGACGCTGCTGAAAGGCATGCTGATTTTCCAGATGTTCCCTGCGGTGCTGTCACTGGTGGCGCTGTATGCCCTGTTTGATCGCCTGGGCCAGTACATTCCGTTTATCGGCCTGAATACCCACGGCGGGGTTATCTTTGCTTATCTGGGCGGGATTGCGCTGCACGTCTGGACGATTAAAGGCTACTTCGAAACCATCGACGGTTCGCTTGAAGAAGCCGCCGCGCTGGACGGAGCAACGCCGTGGCAGGCGTTCCGACTGGTGCTGCTGCCGCTGTCGGTGCCGATTCTGGCGGTGGTGTTTATTCTGTCGTTTATCGGCGCGATTACCGAAGTGCCGGTGGCTTCTTTACTGCTGCGCGACGTGGACAGCTATACGCTGGCCGTAGGCATGCAGCAATACCTCAACCCGCAAAACTACCTGTGGGGCGATTTTGCCGCCGCGGCGGTGCTCTCCGCGATACCGATTACCGTGGTCTTCCTGCTGGCCCAGCGCTGGCTGGTAAGCGGCCTGACCGCCGGCGGGGTGAAAGGTTAA
- the psiE gene encoding phosphate-starvation-inducible protein PsiE, with product MPATPRFAWISTVMQTVLNLGLLALGLILIIFLGKETIHLATVLFTPGDDASSYLFIEGLVVYFLYFEFIALIVKYFQSGYHFPLRYFVYIGITAIVRLIIIDHKSPLDVLIYSAAILVLVITLWLCNSQRLKRE from the coding sequence ATGCCTGCGACACCGCGTTTTGCCTGGATTTCTACCGTCATGCAGACGGTGCTCAATCTGGGTTTATTAGCCCTGGGGCTGATCCTGATTATCTTCCTGGGCAAAGAAACCATTCACCTGGCCACCGTGCTGTTTACGCCGGGGGATGACGCCAGCTCGTATCTGTTTATCGAGGGGCTGGTGGTTTACTTCCTCTATTTCGAGTTTATCGCGCTGATTGTGAAGTACTTTCAGTCGGGCTATCACTTCCCGCTGCGCTACTTCGTCTACATCGGCATCACCGCGATCGTGCGCCTGATTATCATCGATCATAAATCGCCGCTCGACGTGCTGATTTATTCGGCGGCGATTCTGGTGCTGGTGATAACGCTCTGGCTGTGCAACAGCCAGCGCCTGAAACGAGAATAA
- a CDS encoding YjbH domain-containing protein, with translation MKKRYLYSLIALAVTSACRAETYPAPVGPSQADFGGVGLLQTPTARMAPEGEFNLNYRDNDQYRFYSASMQLFPWMEATLRYTDVRTRHYSSVQAFSGNQTYKDKAFDVKFRLWEEGDWLPQVSAGIRDLGGTGLFDGEYVVASKAWGPFDFSLGMGWGYLGTSGNIKNPLCEYSDKYCHRDNSYNMAGSFNFSGMFHGPTSLFGGVEYQTPWQPLRLKLEYEGNNYSHEFAGKIDQRSSVNVGAIYRVADWADVNVSYERGNTFMFGVTLRSNFNDLKPGYGDSRRPEYQPHPQDEILQHNVVANQLTDLKYNAGLVNPNIQVKGDTLYVTGEQVKYRNSREGIERANRIIMNDLPDNIRTIRITESRLNLPQVTTETDVASLRNHLAGEPLGHETTLVQKRVEPVVPESTEQGYYIEKSRFNYSIDPILNQSIGGPESFYMYQLGVMGNVDYWLTDHLLTSGSLFANVANNYDKFNYTNPPMDSTLPRVRTHVREYVENDVYINNLQANYFQYFGHGIYGQVYAGYLETMYGGAGAELLYRPVDSNWAIGVNGNYVKQRDWRSSQDMMKFTDYSAKTGHITGYWTPPFAQDVLVKLSIGQYLAQDKGGTLEISKHFDSGIVVGTYATITNVSKKEYGEGDFTKGFYINIPLDIFSAYPTRSRAQVTWTPLTRDGGQMLGRKFDLYGMTGDRSENFR, from the coding sequence ATGAAAAAACGTTACCTGTATAGCCTGATTGCGCTGGCGGTGACCTCCGCCTGCCGCGCCGAAACGTATCCGGCACCCGTTGGCCCCTCTCAGGCAGACTTTGGTGGCGTAGGCCTGCTGCAAACGCCCACGGCGCGAATGGCGCCAGAAGGGGAATTCAACCTCAACTATCGCGATAACGATCAGTACCGCTTCTACTCCGCCTCCATGCAGCTTTTCCCCTGGATGGAGGCCACGCTGCGCTATACCGACGTGCGTACTCGCCACTACAGTAGCGTGCAGGCGTTCTCGGGCAATCAGACCTACAAAGACAAAGCGTTTGACGTGAAATTCCGCCTTTGGGAAGAAGGGGACTGGCTACCTCAGGTGTCCGCTGGTATTCGGGATCTGGGCGGTACCGGGCTGTTTGACGGTGAATATGTGGTGGCGAGCAAAGCCTGGGGGCCGTTCGATTTTAGCCTCGGCATGGGCTGGGGATATTTGGGTACCAGCGGCAATATCAAGAACCCTTTGTGTGAATACAGCGACAAATATTGTCACCGCGATAACAGCTACAACATGGCGGGCTCCTTCAACTTTAGCGGCATGTTCCACGGCCCGACGTCGCTGTTCGGGGGCGTAGAGTACCAGACGCCGTGGCAGCCGCTCAGGCTGAAGCTTGAGTACGAAGGCAACAACTACAGCCATGAATTTGCCGGGAAAATAGATCAGCGTAGCAGCGTCAACGTCGGGGCAATCTACCGGGTGGCCGACTGGGCCGATGTGAACGTGAGCTATGAGCGCGGCAATACCTTTATGTTCGGCGTGACGCTGCGCTCCAATTTTAACGACCTCAAGCCGGGGTACGGCGACTCCCGTCGCCCTGAATACCAGCCTCATCCGCAGGATGAAATTCTGCAGCACAACGTGGTGGCAAACCAGCTGACCGATCTGAAGTACAACGCCGGGCTGGTTAACCCAAATATTCAGGTTAAAGGTGACACGCTTTATGTCACGGGCGAGCAGGTGAAATACCGTAATTCTCGCGAAGGTATCGAACGTGCCAACCGCATTATCATGAATGACCTGCCGGATAATATTCGTACTATCCGCATAACCGAAAGCCGCCTTAATCTGCCGCAGGTGACCACAGAAACGGACGTGGCCAGCCTGCGCAATCACCTTGCAGGCGAACCGCTGGGGCATGAAACTACGCTGGTACAAAAACGCGTTGAGCCCGTGGTGCCTGAAAGCACCGAGCAGGGGTATTACATCGAGAAGTCGCGCTTCAACTACTCGATAGATCCGATTCTCAATCAGTCCATCGGCGGCCCGGAAAGCTTCTACATGTACCAGCTTGGGGTGATGGGGAACGTCGATTACTGGCTGACGGACCACCTGTTAACCAGCGGCAGCCTGTTTGCCAACGTCGCCAATAACTACGACAAATTTAACTACACCAATCCGCCAATGGATTCCACGCTGCCGCGCGTGCGTACCCACGTTCGCGAGTATGTAGAAAACGATGTTTACATCAACAACCTGCAGGCTAACTACTTCCAGTACTTCGGACATGGGATCTACGGCCAGGTTTATGCGGGGTATCTGGAAACCATGTATGGCGGCGCAGGGGCCGAGCTGCTGTATCGTCCGGTGGACAGTAATTGGGCGATCGGCGTCAACGGCAACTACGTCAAACAGCGTGACTGGCGCAGTTCGCAAGACATGATGAAATTTACCGATTACAGCGCAAAAACCGGGCATATCACCGGCTACTGGACGCCACCGTTTGCTCAGGATGTGCTGGTTAAGCTCAGTATTGGCCAGTACCTGGCGCAGGATAAGGGTGGCACGCTGGAGATCTCTAAACACTTTGACAGCGGCATTGTGGTGGGCACCTACGCCACTATCACCAATGTGTCGAAGAAAGAATACGGGGAAGGGGACTTTACCAAGGGCTTCTATATCAATATTCCGCTGGATATCTTCTCGGCGTACCCAACCCGAAGCCGTGCTCAGGTAACCTGGACGCCGCTGACGCGTGACGGCGGGCAGATGCTCGGCCGTAAGTTTGACCTGTACGGCATGACCGGCGATCGCAGTGAAAATTTTCGCTAG
- a CDS encoding capsule biosynthesis GfcC D2 domain-containing protein has protein sequence MKKIPFPLIALLFASALSHAESTVTVYSKSQTQPQVIKDAERLADLVTRPELSRSWWPGAVISERQASAAEEQKQQQLLARLGEVAADEGGDDGAAINGLRQQLSAIHVTGRQFVNLDPDWVRLRPQANVPLQGEYSLWTGPQPTTITLVGLVSSPGIKPFTPGRSVDEYLDDISLLSGAERSYAWVIYPNGKTEKAPVAYWNKRHIEPSPGSLIFVGFSDRLFSSTFDELNQQILNTLTHRIPD, from the coding sequence ATGAAAAAAATCCCCTTTCCCCTGATAGCCCTGCTTTTCGCCAGCGCCTTAAGCCACGCAGAAAGTACGGTGACGGTTTATAGCAAATCGCAAACGCAGCCGCAGGTGATTAAAGACGCTGAGCGGCTGGCGGATTTAGTGACGCGCCCTGAACTCAGCCGCAGCTGGTGGCCGGGAGCGGTTATCAGCGAACGGCAGGCCAGCGCGGCAGAAGAACAAAAACAGCAGCAGCTTTTGGCCCGGCTCGGCGAAGTCGCTGCTGATGAAGGCGGAGACGACGGCGCGGCAATCAACGGATTGCGCCAGCAGCTCAGCGCAATCCACGTCACGGGACGGCAGTTTGTCAATCTGGATCCCGACTGGGTTCGACTTCGCCCGCAGGCGAACGTGCCGCTGCAGGGAGAATACAGCCTGTGGACTGGCCCACAGCCCACGACGATTACGCTGGTGGGGTTAGTCAGCTCACCCGGCATTAAACCCTTCACGCCCGGGCGTAGCGTCGATGAATATCTGGACGACATCAGCCTGTTGAGCGGGGCCGAAAGAAGCTATGCCTGGGTGATTTACCCGAATGGCAAAACCGAAAAAGCGCCGGTGGCGTACTGGAATAAACGCCATATCGAACCCTCGCCGGGCAGCCTCATTTTTGTTGGTTTCTCCGACCGCCTTTTCAGCTCCACCTTTGACGAGCTGAACCAGCAAATTCTTAATACCCTGACCCATCGGATACCGGATTAA
- a CDS encoding YjbF family lipoprotein yields MQRLAILFVCLLLQACSATTRGLGTSLWNSIAGGGGVQLTDDEIAEMRYASQYMSINNGPQLFVVLAYNEDGQQKWVTQDRAVIVTQNGRIVKTSGLGDNLTEVTNLGSDPLAKVKQITEGASWTRQIAWTEHQQVRYAPATSSFEFDGTDTVKVGSSLTKVRVLEEEVTAAGKSWTNRYWVDDEGQIRKSKQYLGPGYWPVTTLLVKAAKQ; encoded by the coding sequence GTGCAGCGACTCGCAATACTCTTTGTCTGTCTGTTACTCCAGGCGTGCTCAGCGACCACCAGAGGGCTGGGTACCTCGCTTTGGAACAGTATTGCCGGAGGCGGTGGCGTACAGCTTACCGATGATGAAATTGCCGAGATGCGCTACGCGAGCCAGTACATGAGCATCAACAACGGCCCGCAGCTGTTCGTGGTGCTCGCTTATAACGAAGACGGCCAGCAGAAATGGGTGACGCAGGACAGAGCGGTCATCGTCACGCAAAATGGCCGCATCGTGAAAACCTCCGGGCTGGGCGACAACCTGACGGAAGTCACCAACCTGGGCAGCGACCCGCTGGCGAAAGTGAAACAGATTACGGAGGGTGCGAGCTGGACCCGGCAGATAGCCTGGACAGAACACCAGCAGGTACGTTACGCCCCCGCCACATCCAGCTTTGAATTTGACGGTACCGATACCGTAAAAGTCGGCAGCAGCCTGACCAAAGTGCGCGTTCTTGAAGAAGAGGTCACCGCGGCAGGGAAAAGCTGGACCAACCGCTACTGGGTGGACGACGAAGGGCAAATCCGCAAATCAAAACAGTATCTGGGCCCGGGCTACTGGCCTGTCACCACGCTTCTTGTGAAGGCGGCAAAACAATGA
- the yjbE gene encoding exopolysaccharide production protein YjbE translates to MRKTLYGALAILTLAAAGAANADPVAVGDAAGAQATSVSAGSSAATSASTVGSAVGVALAATGGGDGSNTGTTTTTTTSTTTR, encoded by the coding sequence ATGAGAAAAACCCTTTATGGCGCTTTAGCCATATTAACGCTGGCAGCCGCCGGCGCGGCGAATGCTGACCCTGTAGCAGTGGGTGACGCGGCCGGCGCGCAGGCGACCTCTGTGTCTGCAGGCAGTTCTGCTGCAACCAGCGCCAGCACTGTTGGGTCAGCGGTCGGTGTGGCGTTAGCCGCAACCGGTGGCGGCGACGGTTCTAACACCGGGACCACCACAACAACCACGACCAGCACCACCACCCGTTAA
- the pgi gene encoding glucose-6-phosphate isomerase: MKNINPKQTSAWQALQKHYDEMKDVTLSELFAKDNDRFSKFSATFDDLMLVDFSKNRITTETLEKLQALAKETDLQSAIKSMFAGEKINRTEDRAVLHVALRNRSNTPIVVDGKDVMPEVNAVLEKMKAFSESIISGSWKGYTGKAITDVVNIGIGGSDLGPFMVTEALRPYKNHLNMHFVSNVDGTHIAEVLKKVNPETTLFLVASKTFTTQETMTNAHSARDWFLRAAGDEKHVAKHFAALSTNGKAVGEFGIDTANMFEFWDWVGGRYSLWSAIGLSIILSVGYDNFVELLSGAHAMDKHFATTPAEQNLPVLLALIGIWYNNFFGAETEAILPYDQYMHRFAAYFQQGNMESNGKYVDRNGNAVDYQTGPIIWGEPGTNGQHAFYQLIHQGTKMVPCDFIAPAISHNALSDHHPKLLSNFFAQTEALAFGKSREVVEQEYRDQGKDPATLDHVVPFKVFEGNRPTNSILLREITPFSLGALIALYEHKIFTQGAILNIFTFDQWGVELGKQLANRILPELGDDKQIASHDSSTNGLINRYKAWRD; encoded by the coding sequence ATGAAAAACATCAACCCGAAGCAGACCTCTGCCTGGCAGGCGCTCCAGAAACACTACGATGAGATGAAAGACGTTACGCTTTCCGAGCTGTTCGCGAAAGATAACGACCGCTTCAGCAAGTTCTCCGCAACCTTCGATGACCTGATGCTGGTGGATTTCTCCAAAAACCGCATCACCACCGAAACCCTCGAAAAACTGCAGGCTCTGGCGAAAGAAACCGACCTGCAGAGCGCGATCAAATCCATGTTCGCCGGCGAAAAAATTAACCGTACCGAAGACCGTGCCGTGCTGCACGTTGCCCTGCGTAACCGCAGCAACACGCCTATCGTGGTCGACGGCAAAGACGTGATGCCGGAAGTGAACGCGGTGCTTGAGAAGATGAAAGCCTTCTCTGAAAGCATCATCAGCGGCAGCTGGAAAGGCTACACCGGCAAGGCCATCACCGACGTGGTTAACATTGGTATTGGCGGCTCTGACCTCGGCCCGTTCATGGTCACCGAAGCGCTGCGCCCTTACAAAAACCACCTCAACATGCATTTTGTGTCCAACGTTGACGGGACCCACATTGCCGAAGTGTTGAAAAAAGTGAACCCGGAAACCACGCTGTTCCTGGTCGCGTCTAAAACCTTCACCACTCAGGAAACCATGACCAACGCCCACAGCGCGCGCGACTGGTTCCTGCGTGCGGCTGGCGATGAAAAACACGTGGCGAAACACTTTGCCGCGCTGTCCACCAACGGCAAAGCCGTCGGCGAATTTGGCATCGACACCGCCAACATGTTCGAGTTCTGGGACTGGGTTGGCGGCCGCTACTCTCTGTGGTCCGCAATTGGCCTGTCCATCATCCTGTCCGTTGGCTACGACAACTTCGTTGAGCTGCTGTCCGGCGCGCACGCGATGGATAAACACTTCGCCACCACGCCTGCCGAGCAAAACCTGCCGGTTCTGCTGGCGCTGATCGGCATCTGGTACAACAATTTCTTCGGCGCTGAAACTGAAGCGATTCTGCCATACGACCAGTACATGCACCGCTTTGCGGCCTACTTCCAGCAGGGCAACATGGAGTCCAACGGTAAGTACGTTGACCGCAACGGCAACGCCGTGGACTACCAGACTGGACCAATTATCTGGGGCGAGCCGGGCACCAACGGCCAGCACGCGTTCTACCAGCTGATCCACCAGGGGACCAAAATGGTACCTTGCGACTTCATCGCGCCGGCTATTAGCCACAACGCGCTGTCGGATCATCATCCAAAACTGCTGTCTAACTTCTTTGCTCAGACCGAAGCGCTGGCGTTCGGTAAATCCCGCGAAGTAGTAGAGCAGGAATACCGTGACCAGGGTAAAGATCCTGCCACGCTGGACCACGTTGTGCCGTTTAAGGTGTTCGAAGGCAACCGCCCGACCAACTCCATCCTGCTGCGTGAAATCACCCCGTTCAGCCTGGGCGCGTTGATTGCGCTGTATGAGCACAAAATCTTCACCCAGGGCGCAATCCTGAACATCTTCACCTTTGACCAGTGGGGCGTGGAGCTTGGCAAACAGCTGGCTAACCGCATCCTGCCGGAGCTGGGCGACGACAAACAAATCGCCAGCCACGACAGCTCAACCAACGGCCTGATTAACCGCTATAAAGCATGGCGTGATTAA
- the lysC gene encoding lysine-sensitive aspartokinase 3: MSQTVVAKFGGTSVADFDAMNRSADVVMADSHVRVVVLSASAGVTNLLVALAEGLEATERFVKLDAIRKIQYNIVERLASPEVIREEIDRLLENITTLAEAASLATSTALTDELVSHGELMSTLLFVEILRERSVEAQWFDIRKVMRTNDRFGRAEPDITALAELASQQMLPRLAESLVITQGFIGSEEKGRTTTLGRGGSDYTAALLGEALNAARVDIWTDVPGIYTTDPRMVPAAKRIDRIAFEEAAEMATFGAKVLHPATLLPAVRCDIPVFVGSSKDPAAGGTLVCKKTENPPLFRALAVRRKQTLLTLHSLHMLHSRGFLAEVFSILARHNISVDLITTSEVSVALTMDTTGSTSTGDSLLTTSLLTELSSLCRVEVEENLALVAIIGNKLSQACGVGKEVFGVLDPFNIRMICYGASSYNLCFLVPGNDAEQVVQKLHRNLFE, from the coding sequence ATGTCTCAAACCGTAGTCGCCAAATTTGGCGGTACCAGCGTCGCCGATTTTGACGCGATGAACCGCAGCGCCGATGTTGTAATGGCCGATAGCCATGTCCGCGTCGTGGTCCTTTCCGCCTCCGCCGGCGTGACTAACCTGCTGGTTGCTCTGGCCGAAGGGCTCGAAGCAACCGAGCGCTTCGTCAAGCTCGATGCCATTCGCAAAATCCAGTACAACATCGTTGAACGCCTGGCGAGCCCGGAAGTGATCCGCGAAGAGATCGACCGCCTGCTGGAAAACATCACGACGCTTGCGGAAGCCGCCTCCCTTGCGACCTCAACCGCGCTGACCGACGAACTGGTCAGCCACGGCGAACTGATGTCCACCCTGCTGTTTGTTGAGATCTTGCGTGAACGTAGCGTTGAAGCGCAGTGGTTCGATATTCGTAAAGTCATGCGTACCAATGACCGCTTTGGCCGCGCCGAGCCGGATATCACCGCGCTGGCGGAGCTGGCAAGCCAGCAAATGCTACCGCGCCTGGCGGAATCCCTGGTGATCACTCAGGGCTTTATCGGCAGCGAAGAAAAAGGCAGAACGACCACGCTTGGCCGCGGCGGCAGCGACTATACCGCGGCATTGCTCGGTGAAGCGCTGAATGCCGCTCGTGTGGATATCTGGACCGACGTGCCGGGCATCTACACCACCGACCCACGCATGGTGCCAGCGGCAAAACGTATCGATCGCATCGCCTTTGAAGAAGCCGCTGAAATGGCCACCTTCGGGGCGAAGGTCCTGCACCCTGCCACGCTGCTGCCCGCCGTACGCTGTGATATCCCGGTGTTTGTTGGCTCCAGTAAAGATCCGGCCGCAGGGGGGACGCTGGTGTGCAAAAAAACCGAGAATCCGCCGCTCTTCCGCGCCCTTGCGGTACGCCGTAAGCAAACGCTGCTGACGCTGCACAGCCTGCATATGCTGCATTCACGCGGTTTCCTCGCGGAAGTGTTCAGCATTCTGGCTCGCCACAATATCTCCGTGGACCTGATAACCACCTCCGAAGTGAGCGTGGCGTTGACGATGGATACCACCGGTTCAACTTCTACCGGCGACAGCCTGCTGACTACCTCGCTACTCACCGAGCTGTCGTCTCTGTGCCGCGTGGAAGTCGAAGAAAACCTGGCGCTGGTTGCCATCATCGGCAATAAGCTGTCTCAGGCCTGTGGCGTAGGCAAAGAAGTGTTCGGCGTGCTCGACCCGTTCAACATCCGCATGATTTGCTACGGCGCATCCAGCTACAACCTGTGCTTCCTGGTGCCGGGCAACGATGCCGAGCAGGTGGTGCAGAAGCTGCACCGCAACCTGTTTGAATAA
- the panS gene encoding ketopantoate/pantoate/pantothenate transporter PanS: MIATLTRLFPLWALLVSVAAYYTPSTFTPIGPWVSTLLMLIMFGMGVHLRLEDFKRVLSRPAPVAAGIFLHYLVMPLAAWLLAMLFHMPPDLSAGMVLVGSVASGTASNVMIYLARGDVALSVTISSVSTLVGVFATPLLTRLYVDADIKVDVMGMLVSILQIVIIPIGLGLIVHHLFPRLVKRVEPWLPAFSMLCILAIISAVVAGSASHIASVGLVVIIAVILHNTIGLLGGYWGGRLFGFDESTCRTLAIEVGMQNSGLAATLGKIYFSPLAALPGALFSVWHNLSGSLLAGYWSGKAIKSQQNEKK, encoded by the coding sequence ATGATAGCCACCCTAACCCGGCTGTTCCCGCTTTGGGCGCTGCTGGTCTCCGTCGCTGCGTATTATACCCCTTCAACCTTTACCCCGATTGGCCCCTGGGTCAGTACGCTGCTGATGCTCATTATGTTTGGTATGGGCGTACATCTGCGACTTGAAGACTTTAAACGGGTGCTGTCGCGCCCGGCACCGGTGGCGGCGGGAATTTTTCTGCACTATCTGGTGATGCCGCTGGCAGCATGGCTGCTGGCGATGCTGTTCCATATGCCCCCCGATCTTTCCGCCGGGATGGTGCTGGTCGGCAGCGTAGCCAGCGGCACGGCGTCCAACGTCATGATTTACCTGGCCAGGGGCGACGTTGCGCTCTCCGTTACCATCTCTTCTGTTTCCACGCTGGTCGGCGTCTTCGCCACTCCGCTACTGACCCGTCTGTATGTGGATGCCGATATCAAAGTCGATGTGATGGGCATGCTGGTCAGTATTTTGCAAATCGTCATTATCCCGATTGGTCTGGGCCTGATTGTGCACCATCTGTTCCCACGCCTCGTTAAGCGCGTGGAGCCGTGGCTGCCCGCATTTTCCATGCTCTGCATTCTCGCCATCATCAGCGCAGTTGTCGCAGGCTCGGCGTCACACATCGCCTCCGTTGGCCTGGTGGTGATTATCGCGGTGATTCTGCATAACACTATTGGCCTGCTCGGCGGCTACTGGGGCGGGCGTCTCTTTGGCTTCGACGAGTCCACCTGCCGGACGCTGGCCATTGAAGTGGGTATGCAGAACTCGGGTCTCGCGGCTACGCTGGGTAAAATTTACTTCTCACCGCTGGCGGCGCTGCCTGGCGCATTGTTTTCCGTCTGGCATAACCTTTCGGGCTCCCTGCTGGCAGGTTACTGGTCAGGTAAAGCGATAAAATCGCAGCAAAACGAGAAAAAATAG
- a CDS encoding DUF3811 domain-containing protein, whose translation MATARLTQQDMTESEQRELKTLLDRARIAHGRTLTNSETNQVKKEYIDKLMAERALAAKKARQLKKQNALKPDTSTTYSWSANNHTRGKR comes from the coding sequence ATGGCTACAGCCAGACTGACACAGCAAGACATGACGGAAAGCGAACAGCGTGAGCTTAAAACACTGCTGGATCGCGCCCGCATTGCCCACGGTCGTACGTTGACCAACTCAGAAACCAATCAGGTAAAAAAAGAGTACATCGATAAGCTGATGGCGGAACGCGCGCTGGCGGCTAAGAAAGCTCGCCAGCTGAAGAAACAAAACGCATTAAAACCGGATACTTCTACCACCTATTCGTGGTCAGCCAATAACCATACGCGGGGGAAACGCTAG
- the rluF gene encoding 23S rRNA pseudouridine(2604) synthase RluF yields the protein MLTNSSIRLNKYISESGICSRRDADRYIEQGNVFINGKRAKIGDQVFAGDSVKVNGQLIEPRNEDDLVLIALNKPVGIVSTTEDGERDNIVDYVNHSKRVFPIGRLDKDSQGLIFLTNHGDLVNKILRAGNDHEKEYVVTVNKPVTDEFIRGMGAGVPILGTVTKKCKVKKEAPFAFRIILVQGLNRQIRRMCEHFGYEVTKLERTRIMNVNLTGIPLGEWRDLTDDELIELFKLIEDSSSEAAPAKKAKPKAATPAVKKPLVSGPKSSAKTPAELASRKRFASPGRKKKGR from the coding sequence ATGCTGACTAATTCATCTATTCGTCTTAACAAATACATCAGCGAGAGCGGGATCTGCTCACGCCGTGACGCCGATCGCTACATCGAACAGGGCAACGTTTTTATTAACGGCAAGCGCGCCAAAATTGGCGATCAGGTCTTTGCCGGCGACAGCGTGAAGGTGAATGGTCAGCTTATTGAGCCTCGTAATGAAGACGATCTGGTGCTGATTGCCCTGAATAAACCGGTGGGGATTGTGAGCACCACGGAAGACGGCGAAAGAGACAACATCGTCGACTACGTGAACCACAGCAAGCGCGTGTTCCCTATTGGCCGCCTGGACAAAGACTCTCAGGGCCTGATTTTCCTCACCAACCACGGTGACCTGGTAAACAAAATTCTGCGCGCCGGTAACGACCACGAGAAAGAGTATGTGGTCACGGTGAACAAACCGGTCACTGACGAGTTTATTCGCGGTATGGGCGCGGGCGTGCCGATTCTTGGCACCGTCACCAAAAAATGCAAAGTCAAAAAAGAGGCGCCGTTTGCGTTTCGTATTATCCTGGTTCAGGGGCTGAACCGCCAGATTCGCCGCATGTGTGAGCATTTTGGCTATGAAGTGACGAAGCTTGAGCGCACGCGCATCATGAACGTTAACCTGACCGGGATCCCGTTGGGAGAGTGGCGTGACCTGACGGATGATGAACTGATTGAGCTGTTTAAGCTGATTGAGGACTCGTCCTCTGAGGCCGCACCGGCTAAAAAAGCGAAGCCAAAAGCGGCCACGCCAGCGGTGAAAAAGCCGCTGGTCAGCGGGCCGAAAAGCTCAGCAAAAACGCCCGCTGAGCTCGCCTCTCGTAAACGCTTTGCTTCTCCCGGCCGCAAGAAGAAGGGCCGTTAA
- a CDS encoding type II toxin-antitoxin system RelE/ParE family toxin — protein sequence MNKLKQTSAFSAWLSLLRDKRAKTVIAARLLRLANGLPGDVQPVGAGISELRIHFGPGYRLYYQQRGKLIILLLCGGSKMISTRI from the coding sequence ATGAATAAACTCAAACAAACGAGTGCTTTTAGCGCCTGGCTAAGTTTACTTAGAGATAAAAGGGCAAAAACCGTTATTGCCGCCCGGCTTTTAAGGCTAGCGAATGGTTTACCTGGCGATGTGCAACCCGTTGGGGCAGGCATCAGCGAACTTAGAATCCATTTTGGGCCGGGCTATCGCCTTTACTACCAGCAGCGTGGGAAGCTAATCATTTTGCTTCTCTGTGGAGGAAGCAAAATGATTAGCACAAGGATATAG